The Mercurialis annua linkage group LG8, ddMerAnnu1.2, whole genome shotgun sequence genome window below encodes:
- the LOC126661337 gene encoding high mobility group B protein 1-like isoform X1, translating into MKFTKGKDAAKNDKKDVSKPVANSSLGKRKAALKPERSIKKQNVKSKPEKKDPNKPKRPPSAFFVFLEDFRKIFKEEHPNVKAVSAVGKAAGEKWKSMSKAEKAPFEAKAVKRKSDYERQMIAYNKKQEKGDQEDADEESDNSPAGRDDESEEDEEEEEDDDDDE; encoded by the exons ATGAAATTTACCAAGGGAAAGGATGCAGCAAAGAATGATAAGAAGGATGTCTCAAAGCCGGTAGCGAATAG CAGTTTAGGAAAGCGAAAAGCGGCACTGAAGCCTGAAAGGAGTATCAAGAAACAAAATGTGAAAAGTAAACCTGAAAAGAAAGATCCTAACAAGCCAAAAAGGCCTCCTAGTGCTTTCTTTGTCTTTCT AGAAGATTTCAGAAAGATTTTCAAAGAAGAGCATCCCAATGTCAAAGCTGTCTCAGCT GTGGGGAAGGCTGCAGGGGAGAAGTGGAAATCAATGTCGAAAGCA GAAAAAGCGCCTTTTGAAGCCAAAGCTGTGAAAAGAAAATCAGATTATGAAAGGCAAATGATAGCCTACAACAAAAAACAG GAAAAAGGAGATCAGGAGGATGCTGATGAAGAGTCGGACAATTCTCCTGCTGGGCGTGATGATGAAAGTGAAGAG gatgaagaagaagaagaggacgACGACGATGATGAATAA
- the LOC126661342 gene encoding uncharacterized protein LOC126661342 encodes MTNWSELDCDLLSEIANRINCLRDFIIFGAVCSSWRLVALPENFKKSTRVPWLLLDRDRDDHSPRKFLNLSKDVIYGINLPKYNLPIYNLSNRFSIRSNIKENNYVYSSKGWFLNVDNHSQLYLLNPFSLSRINLPDSFKEIVKHRLLLNFALSSSPSVASDFMIMIIYYSHGTMNVGFWKNGDCQWTDVDLKLHTCDLDITYHNGRFYIVCDVESGAEYVVHEIDIHNSQFVSISSKFLNLYPSLLHLCNPYWIVGLSRELMIVTWGLDYESRDEDGDIKIIEDLYTHFEFIIQEIDFEKGSCKKVTNLGHEALFLGFNSSFLVDVSNESKFKSNHIYFAENFQQTYSFKSSVSVGVYSMMDGSYEPLFSEADSGYRCSSQWIEPRP; translated from the coding sequence ATGACGAATTGGTCAGAATTGGACTGCGATCTTTTATCTGAAATCGCCAATCGAATAAATTGTTTGCGAGATTTTATCATCTTTGGCGCGGTTTGCAGTTCATGGCGATTAGTTGCTTTGCCGGAGAATTTCAAAAAATCGACCAGAGTTCCGTGGCTTTTGCTGGATCGAGATAGGGATGATCATAGCCCCCGCAAGTTTCTCAACCTTTCGAAAGATGTAATTTACGGAATCAATCTACCAAAATATAATCTGCCAATATATAATTTATCGAATCGATTTAGTATTCGTTCTAATATTAAGGAAAACAACTATGTTTATTCTTCGAAAGGATGGTTTTTGAATGTTGATAATCATTCCCAATTATATCTTTTGAATCCTTTTTCGCTCTCGAGAATTAATCTGCCTGATTCTTTCAAAGAAATTGTTAAACATAGATTATTACTCAATTTTGCCTTATCCTCCAGTCCAAGCGTCGCATCGGAttttatgataatgataatttACTATTCGCATGGAACGATGAACGTAGGTTTTTGGAAAAATGGAGATTGCCAATGGACTGATGTAGACCTCAAATTGCATACATGTGATTTGGATATCACATACCACAATGGTCGATTCTATATTGTCTGCGATGTTGAATCTGGAGCAGAATATGTTGTTCATGAAATTGACATTCATAATTCTCAGTTTGTTTCGATAAGCAGCAAATTTCTCAATCTTTATCCCTCTCTATTGCATTTATGTAATCCATATTGGATAGTTGGATTATCTCGAGAACTGATGATAGTCACTTGGGGTTTGGATTACGAGTCTAGAGATGAGGATGGAGATATTAAAATTATCGAGGATCTGTATACACATTTTGAGTTTATAATTCAAGAGATTGACTTCGAGAAAGGATCATGTAAAAAGGTGACTAATTTAGGACATGAAGCtttatttttgggatttaacTCTTCTTTCTTGGTTGATGTATCGAATGAATCAAAATTTAAGTCCAATCACATTTACTTTGCTGAAAACTTTCAACAAACTTATTCGTTTAAAAGTAGCGTAAGTGTTGGTGTTTACAGCATGATGGATGGATCATACGAGCCGCTTTTCAGTGAGGCAGACTCTGGTTATCGCTGTTCTAGTCAATGGATCGAACCAAGACCCTGA
- the LOC126661337 gene encoding high mobility group B protein 1-like isoform X2, translating into MKFTKGKDAAKNDKKDVSKPVANSLGKRKAALKPERSIKKQNVKSKPEKKDPNKPKRPPSAFFVFLEDFRKIFKEEHPNVKAVSAVGKAAGEKWKSMSKAEKAPFEAKAVKRKSDYERQMIAYNKKQEKGDQEDADEESDNSPAGRDDESEEDEEEEEDDDDDE; encoded by the exons ATGAAATTTACCAAGGGAAAGGATGCAGCAAAGAATGATAAGAAGGATGTCTCAAAGCCGGTAGCGAATAG TTTAGGAAAGCGAAAAGCGGCACTGAAGCCTGAAAGGAGTATCAAGAAACAAAATGTGAAAAGTAAACCTGAAAAGAAAGATCCTAACAAGCCAAAAAGGCCTCCTAGTGCTTTCTTTGTCTTTCT AGAAGATTTCAGAAAGATTTTCAAAGAAGAGCATCCCAATGTCAAAGCTGTCTCAGCT GTGGGGAAGGCTGCAGGGGAGAAGTGGAAATCAATGTCGAAAGCA GAAAAAGCGCCTTTTGAAGCCAAAGCTGTGAAAAGAAAATCAGATTATGAAAGGCAAATGATAGCCTACAACAAAAAACAG GAAAAAGGAGATCAGGAGGATGCTGATGAAGAGTCGGACAATTCTCCTGCTGGGCGTGATGATGAAAGTGAAGAG gatgaagaagaagaagaggacgACGACGATGATGAATAA
- the LOC126662191 gene encoding putative F-box protein At3g25750, with amino-acid sequence MEKTVSSWSDLDSDLLPEIADRISCLRDFIIFGAVCKSWRSVASREKFKKSKVPWLLMEDRDEDDYSLRKFFDLSKDVIYGINLPELCDNKYSLSSHGWFLTVETDVRFSRVSLLNPFSLARIDLPRPFAPQVINFALSSSPSVVSDFTIMIVYFSPGMGLTKLGFLKNGDRKWTDVDLELNTFKGSITHRDVSITYYNGRFYIAQIVYSLQGFVVHEIDIQNSKSVSTSRKLFTDSFTRVRNHPFWIVESSGVLMMVTWRQDYVWRNSRGTVIGTIYSHATHCEFIVEEINFEKGECKKVTNLGDAAFFLGRFSSFSVDVSNYSRFKSNHIYFIENFQDIWTDWRGAGVGVYNMIDRSTKSFFSKGDRGYRSSYQWIQPRL; translated from the coding sequence ATGGAGAAGACGGTGTCGAGTTGGTCAGACTTAGATAGCGATCTTTTACCCGAAATAGCTGATCGAATAAGTTGTCTGCGGGATTTTATCATCTTTGGCGCGGTATGCAAGTCATGGCGATCAGTTGCTTCCCGGGAGAAGTTCAAGAAATCCAAAGTTCCGTGGCTTTTGATGGAGGATCGAGATGAGGATGATTACAGCCTACGTAAGTTTTTCGACCTTTCGAAAGATGTAATTTACGGAATCAATCTTCCAGAGCTTTGCGATAATAAATATTCTTTATCTTCACATGGATGGTTTTTGACGGTTGAGACGGACGTACGATTCAGTCGAGTAAGTCTTTTGAATCCTTTTTCGCTCGCGAGAATTGATCTGCCACGCCCTTTTGCTCCTCAAGTCATCAACTTTGCCTTATCCTCCAGTCCAAGTGTGGTATCAGATTTTACAATCATGATCGTTTACTTTTCACCTGGAATGGGATTGACCAAATTAGGGTTTCTGAAAAATGGAGACCGCAAATGGACTGACGTAGACCTCGAGTTGAATACATTTAAGGGGAGTATCACACACCGCGATGTGAGTATCACATATTACAATGGTCGATTCTATATTGCTCAAATTGTTTATTCTCTACAAGGATTTGTTGTTCATGAAATCGACATTCAAAATTCTAAATCGGTTTCTACAAGTAGGAAGTTGTTTACCGATAGCTTTACGCGTGTTCGTAATCATCCATTTTGGATAGTTGAATCATCTGGAGTACTGATGATGGTCACTTGGAGACAGGATTATGTGTGGAGAAATTCCCGCGGGACTGTTATCGGCACTATTTATTCTCATGCCACACATTGCGAGTTTATAGTTGAAGAGATTAACTTTGAGAAAGGAGAATGTAAAAAGGTGACTAATTTAGGAGATGCAGCTTTTTTTCTGGGACGTTTTTCTTCTTTCTCGGTTGATGTATCGAATTACTCAAGATTTAAGTCCAATCACATTTACTTTATTGAAAACTTTCAAGATATTTGGACAGATTGGAGAGGAGCAGGTGTTGGTGTTTATAACATGATCGATCGATCAACAAAGTCGTTTTTTAGTAAGGGAGACCGTGGTTATCGTAGTTCATATCAATGGATTCAACCGAGACTTTAA
- the LOC126661337 gene encoding high mobility group B protein 1-like isoform X3 has product MKFTKGKDAAKNDKKDVSKPVANSSLGKRKAALKPERSIKKQNVKSKPEKKDPNKPKRPPSAFFVFLEDFRKIFKEEHPNVKAVSAVGKAAGEKWKSMSKAEKAPFEAKAVKRKSDYERQMIAYNKKTGKRRSGGC; this is encoded by the exons ATGAAATTTACCAAGGGAAAGGATGCAGCAAAGAATGATAAGAAGGATGTCTCAAAGCCGGTAGCGAATAG CAGTTTAGGAAAGCGAAAAGCGGCACTGAAGCCTGAAAGGAGTATCAAGAAACAAAATGTGAAAAGTAAACCTGAAAAGAAAGATCCTAACAAGCCAAAAAGGCCTCCTAGTGCTTTCTTTGTCTTTCT AGAAGATTTCAGAAAGATTTTCAAAGAAGAGCATCCCAATGTCAAAGCTGTCTCAGCT GTGGGGAAGGCTGCAGGGGAGAAGTGGAAATCAATGTCGAAAGCA GAAAAAGCGCCTTTTGAAGCCAAAGCTGTGAAAAGAAAATCAGATTATGAAAGGCAAATGATAGCCTACAACAAAAAA ACAGGAAAAAGGAGATCAGGAGGATGCTGA